TGACGAAAAAAATAATATGATTTACGGATTGGGGAGCAATGCTGACATATTAAAAGATGCTCAAATAAAGAGTCTAATAAAATCAGACGATAAAGCCATATACGAAAACAAGTTAAATGGTAAAAAGCAGTTGGTAACTTATTTGAAGTCTCCCCATACAGGCTGGTCATATATGACGGTTATACATTCGGATCAGATTTTGAAAAAGGCAAATTTAAATAGATTATGGGCGTCGATTATGATATTTTTATCCATAGCCATCGGAATCGCCTTGTCTTACTATTTTTCTTATGGTAATTATTATCCACTAAAGGAAATTGTTGAAAAGTTATCCAATTACTCAAAACCCCAGGGAAATGAGGATGCGCCATGCGAAAATGAGTTCAGTGCCATAAACGACGTTTTAACAAATGTTATTGCTAAAAACAAAAATTTGGAAATCCGTCTGAATGAACAGATGCCGATAATGCGCTCTAATGTGTTAACAAGGCTTTTAAAAGGGGAATTTACTGAGCAAGATGAGGCCTCAAAAATGATGGACTTTATTGGGATTGAAGCTTTAAAGGGTCCTTTTGCGGTTATGATACTTAGCATAGATGATTATGAGGAATTTATAGAACAAAAATCTGTTGCTGATCGTGAGGCGTATAAATTCTCAATAGTCAATGTGGTGGAAGAGTTGTGCTTGAAGGCAGGGATAAGTGGCTATGCGGCAAATTTTTCAGATGAAAGGATAAGCTTCATTATAGATTTTAAAGGGAACGTTAGCAATTGTGCCAATAAATTGATCTCAACGGGCAAGATGGCAAAGAGTTTTTTTGATGGAAAGTTCAATTTTAATTTAACTATTGGTATTGGCAAGACATACGCGTCATTGATAGATATATCCAAATCTTATATAGAGGCTAAGACAGCCATAGACTATAAGCTGGTTAAGGGGAAAAATACTGTAATCATGTTTGAAGAAATAGCATCTGCAAAAAATGAGAGATATTTTTATTCCCTTCAAAATGAAAAAATGATTTTTAATTATATAAAGGAAGGTAACTTTGAAGGCATACGGGAAATATTAAATAGTATTATAGAAAATGTCAATGCAAAACCGGTCAATATCAATACAGCAAGGCTCATATATTATCAAGTCGTCAGCACTGCCATGAATGCATTGGCTGAGCTTAGCCCGGAGGATTACAATGAAATCATGCGCCATGGGGAAGAAATGCCGGATTTGCTTAAGTGCGATACCCTGGAGGAGGTTTGTGGCGAAACCATGGCATATTATAAAATAA
This genomic stretch from Clostridiales bacterium harbors:
- a CDS encoding helix-turn-helix domain-containing protein; translated protein: MKKIISSYLRYLGKKYGKSRVFIRFILSYIIILIIPLCLIGLFSSRRLVQELYKETKNSTMANLSQVMDTLDMRLKALDYTTVQLSQNKSIIPMLYNKDINSLSEYQFYKIISELKNYRATNGFIDNIFIYFRNSDVIISADGKYSMPAFFSRVYHYKNLFESDFSYILDNSVQPIVRPMEMVEVGGSAKPLITFIRPIPMSDTIYNATLLITLDADAIDKTSHNVLGNSDGEVYIFDEKNNMIYGLGSNADILKDAQIKSLIKSDDKAIYENKLNGKKQLVTYLKSPHTGWSYMTVIHSDQILKKANLNRLWASIMIFLSIAIGIALSYYFSYGNYYPLKEIVEKLSNYSKPQGNEDAPCENEFSAINDVLTNVIAKNKNLEIRLNEQMPIMRSNVLTRLLKGEFTEQDEASKMMDFIGIEALKGPFAVMILSIDDYEEFIEQKSVADREAYKFSIVNVVEELCLKAGISGYAANFSDERISFIIDFKGNVSNCANKLISTGKMAKSFFDGKFNFNLTIGIGKTYASLIDISKSYIEAKTAIDYKLVKGKNTVIMFEEIASAKNERYFYSLQNEKMIFNYIKEGNFEGIREILNSIIENVNAKPVNINTARLIYYQVVSTAMNALAELSPEDYNEIMRHGEEMPDLLKCDTLEEVCGETMAYYKIICERIKTTEKSKSSEFGESVIRYIYNNYTDSNISLNYLADKFSVTPAYLSRFFKSYTQCNFLDYLHQLRLKKVKGMLRSTDKSIAEIASICGYLDSHSLIRSFKKYEGMTPGQFREINRNS